The proteins below come from a single Rosa rugosa chromosome 2, drRosRugo1.1, whole genome shotgun sequence genomic window:
- the LOC133733218 gene encoding probable 2-oxoglutarate-dependent dioxygenase AOP1, with translation MGSGAPLKLPTIDFSRQNLKPGTIEWDSVRARVRFALEEYGCFEALFNKVPSDVRKGIFEATEELFDLPLQTKLRNVSQKPFHGYVGQYPVVPVYESMCIEEANVYGQVQSFTNIFWPQQNPNFSKTVHSFSEKLSELDQIIRRMILESLGLEKYLEEHIGSTNYLLQVMKYKGPQTSETKPYTHTDKNIVTILHQNQVEGLEVQTKDGKWINVKPSPESFIAMIGDSLDAWTNGRLHCPHHRHPMTGNEAKYSTALFSFPKAGYIIKAPEEVVDEEHPLLFKPFDNVEFLGFCFSEAGQRAQSALKTYCGVEN, from the exons ATGGGATCAGGAGCACCTCTCAAACTTCCCACCATAGATTTCTCCAGGCAAAACCTCAAGCCAGGCACCATCGAGTGGGACTCAGTCAGAGCTCGAGTCCGCTTTGCACTCGAAGAGTATGGTTGCTTTGAGGCTTTGTTTAACAAAGTTCCTTCAGACGTTCGAAAAGGCATATTTGAAGCAACAGAAGAGCTTTTCGACCTCCCTTTACAAACTAAATTGCGAAACGTTTCTCAAAAGCCCTTTCATGGCTATGTCGGGCAATACCCCGTGGTGCCGGTATATGAGAGCATGTGTATTGAGGAAGCAAACGTCTATGGACAAGTTCAAAGTTTCACAAACATTTTTTGGCCTCAACAAAACCCAAATTTTAG CAAAACTGTTCATTCCTTCTCGGAGAAACTATCTGAGCTGGATCAAATTATAAGGAGAATGATTTTGGAGAGCTTGGGACTTGAGAAATACCTGGAGGAACACATAGGGTCAACAAACTACCTTCTTCAAGTCATGAAATATAAGGGCCCTCAAACCAGCGAGACTAAGCCGTACACCCACACGGATAAGAACATTGTCACCATTCTACACCAAAACCAAGTTGAAGGACTAGAGGTACAAACCAAAGATGGGAAATGGATCAATGTTAAACCTTCGCCGGAGTCATTTATCGCCATGATTGGTGATTCTCTCGAT GCATGGACAAATGGTCGACTGCATTGTCCACATCATCGACACCCGATGACTGGAAATGAGGCTAAGTACTCCACTGCATTGTTCTCTTTCCCAAAAGCAGGTTACATAATAAAAGCCCCAGAGGAGGTTGTGGATGAAGAGCATCCTCTGCTTTTCAAGCCATTCGATAATGTCGAGTTTCTTGGATTTTGCTTTTCAGAGGCTGGTCAGAGAGCTCAATCTGCTTTGAAGACTTATTGTGGTGTCGAAAACTAG